The following coding sequences are from one Nicotiana tabacum cultivar K326 chromosome 1, ASM71507v2, whole genome shotgun sequence window:
- the LOC107828309 gene encoding uncharacterized protein LOC107828309, giving the protein MCMKQPYCFLSLLIPGPKAPGNDIDVYLEPLIDELQELWYNGVNTYDASRKENFCMRATLLWTINDFPAYAYLSGWSTKGALACPSCNKETPSIRLKYGRKFSYMGARRFLSSNHKWWSNKRDFNGEVERRHAPKILSGDDILNQLASLDGFKFGKTQKKQRHGRDKATHNWRKKSIFFRLPYWKNNLIRHNLDVMHIEKNVCDNIIGTLLDMEGKTKDNLNVRRDLKEMGIRRDLHPTQRDGKWYYPATCYTLSPEEKSKVCKFLKTIKVPDGYSSNLSRCVKVKDRKIYGLKSHDSHILLEQLLPFAIRGVVPNNVYAAITELGIFFRELCSKTVRVDVLDRLAAQIPITLSKLEKIFLPAFFDIMVHLIIHLPQEAKIVGPVQYRWMYPIERFLRKLKCYVRNRCRPEGSIAEGYIVEESLIFCSRYLHGSGRGYNPVDKNYEGDHAESYNGLSIFKQKGCPLLSDTSRILEEVERKQAHLYVLRNCEEVQPFLREYEQNNRNMNFDDWFFHRIVQIRKKNNSHASRGLYSLARGPFDGVQRFKGYEINGFRFHTKQLEGNRVKQNSGVLVRGIMNGQNIDYYGVLTEIVELQYLEGKRIVLFKCDWMDVDHIGKGVKIDKHGVVSVNTNRKLATNEPFVLASQVEQVFYVKDNLHPNWSIVLNGHSTYFTGGAVSEETFQQDAQNFSCTFEEDEDFINWRRNDLDVISTNVTLADNIIEDIESDSETDDENLLL; this is encoded by the exons ATGTGCATGAAGCAACCATATTGCTTCTTatctttgttgataccgggtcctaAAGCTCCTGGAAATGACATTGATGTGTACTTAGAACCTTTGATAGATGAGTTGCAAGAATTGTGGTATAATGGAGTCAATACATATGATGCTTCGAGAAAGGAGAACTTTTGTATGCGGGCAACACTCTTATGGACTATAAACGATTTCCCAGCTTATGCCTACTTGTCTGGATGGAGCACAAAGGGAGCTTTGGCTTGCCCTTCATGCAATAAAGAGACTCCGTCTATTCGTCTAAAGTATGGTCGTAAGTTTTCTTACATGGGTGCTCGTAGATTTTTATCATCTAATCataagtggtggagtaataaACGTGATTTTAATGGGGAAGTAGAAAGAAGACATGCTCCAAAAATTCTTTCTGGAGATGATATTTTaaaccagttggctagtttggatGGCTTTAAATTTGGTAAGACCCAGAAGAAACAAAGACACGGAAGAGATAAAGCCACTCATAACTGGAGGAAGAAAAGCATCTTTTTCAGACTTCCTTAttggaaaaataatttaatacgTCACAATTTAGATGTCATGCACATTGAAAAAAATGTGTGTGACAATATTATTGGGACGTTATTAGATATGGaaggaaaaacaaaagataaTCTGAATGTTCGTCGTGATTTGAAGGAAATGGGTATAAGAAGAGATTTGCATCCAACTCAAAGAGATGGAAAGTGGTATTATCCAGCAACATGCTATACTTTATCACCGGAAGAGAAGTCTAAAGTATGCAAGTTTTTGAAAACTATTAAAGTTCCAGATGGTTATTCTTCGAATTTATCACGGTGCGTAAAAGTAAAGGATCGAAAAATTTATGGACTAAAGAGTCATGATTCTCACATTCTCTTGGAACAGTTGCTTCCTTTTGCAATTCGCGGAGTTGTGCCGAACAATGTCTATGCTGCTATTACCGAGCTAGGTATTTTCTTCAGAGAGTTGTGTTCAAAAACAGTAAGAGTTGATGTGTTAGATCGGCTTGCAGCTCAAATTCCAATAACGTTAAGCAAATTAGAAAAAATATTCCTACCAGCtttttttgatattatggtgcACTTGATCATTCATCTTCCACAAGAGGCCAAGATTGTTGGACCTGTACAGTACAGATGGATGTACCCAATAGAGCG ATTCTTGCGCAAATTGAAATGTTATGTTCGTAATAGATGTCGACCTGAAGGATCTATTGCAGAAGGGTATATTGTTGAAGAAAGTTTAATATTTTGTTCAAGGTATTTACATGGAAGTGGGAGAGGGTATAATCCAGTGGACAAAAATTATGAAGGTGATCATGCTGAGTCATACAATGGATTATCAATATTTAAGCAAAAGGGTTGCCCTTTATTAAGCGATACATCTAGAATTCTTGAAGAGGTTGAGCGAAAACAAGCGCATCTTTATGTTTTGAGAAATTGTGAAGAAGTTCAACCATTTCTACG TGAGTACGAGCAGAACAATAGGAACATGAACTTCGATGATTGGTTTTTCCATCGA aTCGTGCAAATACGCAAGAAAAACAATTCTCATGCAAGTCGCGGGTTGTATTCTTTGGCTAGAGGTCCTTTTGATGGAGTCCAAAGATTCAAAGGGTATGAAATAAATGGTTTTAGGTTTCATACTAAACAATTGGAAGGAAATAGAGTAAAACAAAATAGTGGTGTTTTAGTACGAGGAATAATGAATGGTCAAAATATAGATTATTATGGTGTTCTGACTGAAATAGTAGAACTTCAATACCTCGAAGGCAAACGAATTGTTTTATTTAAATGTGATTGGATGGATGTTGATCACATTGGGAAAGGAGTGAAGATAGATAAACATGGCGTTGTTAGTGTTAATACTAACCGAAAGCTAGCAACAAATGAACCATTTGTACTTGCATCTCAAGTAGAACAAGTTTTTTATGTCAAGGATAATCTTCATCCGAATTGGTCCATTGTCTTGAATGGTCATTCTACTTATTTTACGGGTGGTGCTGTCAGTGAAGAAACTTTTCAACAAGATGCTCAAAATTTCTCATGTACATTTGAGGAAGATGAAGACTTTATAAATTGGAGAAGAAATGATCTCGATGTTATCAGTACTAATGTTACCTTAGCTGATAATATTATTGAAGACATCGAATCAGACTCTGAAACCGATGATGAAAATTTGTTACTATAA
- the LOC107789552 gene encoding uncharacterized protein LOC107789552 yields MAFYVALLEKEKKKEKRRECLLKSEVSVIRLFLAESSMKFEMDKTWMRCTDRLSNVYLKGVDDFLQFAFEHTELEGEIPCPCKKCNNVFHKTRDDVREHLIIFGIVKGYTRWLYHGEFASKEQRTNNDELRQEEVRNEQDNDIFDMIYDAAGPNIMDYSGGVKRKQVDTSEPDFEFSKLLDDAAQQLYPGCEQFSKLSLIVELFQIKCFFGLSDKATDSIMKLIKRALPSGETLPESFYGAKKLIRNLGLRYEKIHACENDCMLFWKHNAKAESCLVCGESRWKSVEGQKTNGETPGKNKNKVPRKVLRYFPLKPRLQRLFMSSEIASDMTWHHNQRLKDGVLRHPADSDAWKHFDASNPGFARDPRNVRLGLSSDGINPFGNLSVSHSTWPVIITVYNLPP; encoded by the exons ATGGCATTTTATGTAGCGTTGctggagaaggaaaagaaaaaagaaaagcgaAGGGAATGTCTCTTAAAATCAGAAGTCTCTGTCATCCGTTTATTTCTAGCTGAAAGTTCAAT GAAATTTGAAATGGACAAGACTTGGATGCGTTGTACCGATAGATTGAGCAATGTGTATTTAAAAGGAGTTGatgattttcttcaatttgcttttGAGCATACAGAACTAGAAGGTGAAATTCCTTGTCCTTGTAAGAAATGCAACAATGTTTTCCATAAGACTAGAGATGACGTCAGGGAacatttaataatttttggaataGTCAAGGGGTACACTCGTTGGCTTTATCATGGAGAATTTGCATCTAAAGAGCAAAGAACTAACAATGATGAATTAAGACAAGAGGAAGTACGAAATGAGCAGGATAATGATATATTTGATATGATTTATGATGCTGCTGGCCCTAATATCATGGATTATTCTGGTGGGGTTAAGCGTAAACAAGTTGATACCTCAGAACctgattttgaattttctaaattGTTGGATGATGCTGCACAACAACTTTATCCTGGATGCGAGCAATTCTCCAAGTTGTCACTGATCGTGGAACTGTTCCAGATTAAGTGTTTTTTTGGATTGAGTGATAAAGCAACTGATAGCATAATGAAGCTAATTAAACGAGCTCTTCCCTCTGGTGAAACTTTACCAGAATCATTCTATGGAGCAAAGAAATTGATTCGAAATTTAGGTCTTCGTTATGAAAAAATACATGCTTGTGAAAATGACTGCATGTTATTTTGGAAACATAATGCAAAAGCAGAATCTTGCTTGGTTTGTGGTGAGTCTAGGTGGAAATCAGTTGAAGGTCAAAAAACTAATGGGGAAACGCCaggaaagaataaaaacaaagttCCTCGAAAAGTTTTACGCTATTTCCCCTTAAAACCAAGATTGCAAAGGTTATTTATGTCATCAGAAATAGCTTCAGATATGACATGGCATCATAATCAGCGTTTGAAAGATGGGGTTCTTAGACATCCAGCTGACTCCGATGCGTGGAAACATTTTGATGCATCTAATCCGGGTTTTGCTAGAGATCCTCGTAATGTTAGACTTGGATTATCATCTGACGGGATAAATCCTTTTGGCAATTTAAGTGTTTCTCATAGCACTTGGCCAGTGATTATTACTGTGTATAACCTACCACCTTAG